From one Phocoena sinus isolate mPhoSin1 chromosome 4, mPhoSin1.pri, whole genome shotgun sequence genomic stretch:
- the LOC116752991 gene encoding protein CEBPZOS-like, giving the protein MDPLAKKIFKGGLAAELVDIFGAYILFKKINTSQDFRQTMRKKFPFILEVYYKSIEHSGMYGIREQDQEKWLNSKN; this is encoded by the coding sequence ATGGATCCACTGgcaaagaaaatctttaaaggaGGTTTAGCAGCTGAACTTGTGGACATTTTTGGagcatatattttgtttaaaaagataaacacaagcCAAGATTTCAGGCAAACAATGAGGAAGAAATTCCCCTTCATCTTGGAAGTTTATTACAAATCCATCGAACACTCTGGAATGTACGGAATCAGAGAGCAAGATCAAGAAAAGTGGCTGAACAGCAAAAATTAG